One window of the Synechococcus sp. CC9311 genome contains the following:
- the pheS gene encoding phenylalanine--tRNA ligase subunit alpha, producing the protein MSATISLQQLTDQLDALEAAAAVEIQAAADATALEQLRVGLLGKKGRLSAVLGAMGKLPGNERPLVGQRANVLKTLVQQLLSERLEAVNSAAMATRIAAETLDVTAAPLGVPMGHRHPLITTTEEIVDLFCGLGYQVEEGPEVETDHHNFTALNIPPEHPARDMQDTFYLQDNLLLRTHTSPVQIRHLETNPPPVRIVAPGRVYRRDAVDATHSPVFHQVEVLAIDEGLDFSHLRGTVMQFLKAFFGDLPVRFRASYFPFTEPSAEVDVQWRGRWLEVMGCGMVDPAVLEGLGLDPDRWSGFAAGLGVERFCMVRHGIDDIRRLYTSDLRFLDQF; encoded by the coding sequence TGCCCTGGAGCAGCTTCGGGTGGGTCTGTTGGGCAAGAAGGGGCGGCTGTCAGCTGTGCTGGGGGCGATGGGCAAGCTGCCGGGGAATGAACGCCCCTTGGTGGGCCAGCGCGCCAATGTGTTGAAAACCTTGGTGCAGCAGCTGCTATCTGAGCGCCTGGAGGCGGTGAACAGTGCTGCGATGGCGACAAGAATCGCAGCTGAAACCCTGGATGTCACGGCGGCTCCGCTAGGGGTTCCGATGGGGCACCGGCACCCGTTGATCACCACCACCGAGGAGATTGTTGATCTGTTTTGCGGCCTTGGTTATCAGGTGGAGGAAGGCCCTGAAGTGGAGACGGATCACCACAACTTCACGGCACTGAACATTCCGCCTGAACACCCGGCGCGCGATATGCAGGACACCTTTTATTTGCAAGACAACCTGTTGCTGCGCACCCATACATCGCCGGTGCAGATCCGACACCTTGAAACCAATCCACCCCCGGTGCGGATCGTGGCTCCAGGCCGGGTGTATCGACGGGATGCGGTGGATGCAACCCATTCGCCTGTGTTTCATCAGGTGGAGGTGCTGGCCATTGATGAAGGCTTGGATTTCAGTCACCTCCGCGGCACGGTGATGCAGTTCCTCAAGGCGTTCTTTGGTGACCTACCGGTGCGCTTTCGCGCCAGTTACTTCCCGTTTACGGAACCCTCTGCTGAGGTGGATGTCCAATGGCGAGGGCGCTGGCTTGAGGTGATGGGTTGCGGAATGGTGGATCCCGCAGTGTTGGAGGGGTTAGGCCTTGATCCCGATCGTTGGAGTGGTTTCGCTGCCGGTTTGGGGGTAGAGCGTTTCTGCATGGTGCGTCATGGCATCGATGACATTCGCCGCCTGTACACCAGTGATTTGCGCTTTCTGGATCAGTTTTGA